A genomic region of Pseudoxanthomonas suwonensis contains the following coding sequences:
- a CDS encoding NAD-dependent epimerase/dehydratase family protein, translating into MRTTRRDLIRLGALAAAAAAFPALASAAASTAPIARASRPLRILILGGTGFTGPFQVAYALARGHQVTLFNRGKRPSPEWPGEVEQLHGDRNSGDLSALRGRTWDVCIDNPTSLPFWVRDAGQALKGNVGHYLFISTISVYADGSQPGITEDAALAPYRGADAMAETQQTLMADVQNLYGPLKALSEAEAWKQFGERVTVVRPGYIVGPRDETDRFTYWPHRVAQGGEVLVPGDGKDPIQIIDGRDLGEWMIRLAENGSFGTFNAVGPREPLLMDAMLETSRKVTGSRATFTHVPAEFVVENKLDLPIWVYRGDGPYAGYGQVSNARAVGAGLTFRPLATTVAETLEWFGSLPAERQAKLRAGIPREREAEVLKAWHARAAAAPAA; encoded by the coding sequence ATGCGTACCACCCGTCGTGACCTGATCCGGCTCGGCGCCCTGGCGGCGGCCGCGGCCGCTTTTCCCGCGCTGGCCAGTGCCGCGGCATCCACTGCGCCCATCGCCCGTGCATCCCGGCCGCTGCGCATCCTGATCCTCGGCGGCACCGGCTTCACCGGGCCGTTCCAGGTCGCCTACGCGCTGGCCCGCGGCCACCAGGTGACCCTGTTCAACCGCGGCAAGCGGCCGTCCCCGGAGTGGCCGGGCGAGGTGGAGCAGCTGCACGGCGACCGCAACAGCGGCGACCTGTCCGCGCTGCGCGGCCGCACCTGGGACGTGTGCATCGACAACCCGACCAGCCTGCCGTTCTGGGTGCGCGACGCCGGCCAGGCACTGAAGGGCAACGTCGGCCACTACCTGTTCATCTCCACCATCTCGGTCTATGCCGATGGCAGCCAGCCCGGCATTACCGAGGACGCGGCGCTGGCGCCGTACCGGGGCGCGGACGCCATGGCCGAGACCCAGCAGACGCTGATGGCCGACGTGCAGAACCTGTACGGCCCGCTCAAGGCGCTGAGCGAGGCCGAGGCCTGGAAGCAGTTCGGCGAGCGGGTGACGGTGGTGCGTCCGGGCTACATCGTCGGCCCGCGCGACGAGACCGACCGCTTCACCTACTGGCCGCACCGGGTCGCGCAGGGCGGCGAGGTGCTGGTGCCGGGCGACGGCAAGGATCCGATCCAGATCATCGACGGCCGCGACCTGGGCGAATGGATGATCCGGCTGGCGGAGAACGGCAGCTTCGGCACCTTCAACGCGGTCGGTCCGCGCGAGCCGCTGCTGATGGACGCGATGCTCGAGACCTCGCGCAAGGTGACCGGCAGCCGGGCGACCTTCACCCACGTGCCGGCGGAATTCGTGGTCGAGAACAAGCTCGACCTGCCGATCTGGGTGTACCGCGGCGATGGCCCCTATGCCGGCTACGGCCAGGTGAGCAACGCCCGCGCGGTCGGCGCCGGGCTCACCTTCCGGCCGCTGGCCACGACCGTGGCCGAAACGCTGGAATGGTTCGGCAGCCTGCCGGCCGAGCGCCAGGCCAAGCTGCGCGCCGGGATCCCGCGCGAACGCGAGGCCGAAGTGCTGAAGGCCTGGCACGCGCGGGCCGCGGCTGCGCCCGCCGCCTGA
- a CDS encoding DUF1801 domain-containing protein — protein MAEPKTRPTDVPLETLLAGIDEPRRSEARQLAAMMQEATGEPPLVWGGDIVGFGQYAQRYADGRQLPWPLLGFSPRGRELSLYLMDGFSQRQELLARLGRHRTGKSCLYLRRLSDASPEVLRELLHASVAALEPQRIR, from the coding sequence ATGGCCGAACCCAAGACACGTCCGACCGATGTCCCGCTGGAGACCCTGCTGGCCGGCATCGACGAGCCACGGCGCAGCGAGGCGCGGCAGCTGGCGGCGATGATGCAGGAAGCCACCGGCGAGCCGCCGCTGGTCTGGGGCGGCGATATCGTCGGCTTCGGCCAGTACGCCCAGCGCTATGCCGACGGCCGGCAGCTGCCCTGGCCGCTGCTGGGCTTCTCGCCGCGTGGCCGCGAACTGTCGCTGTACCTGATGGACGGGTTCTCGCAGCGGCAGGAACTGCTCGCACGGCTGGGGCGCCACCGTACCGGCAAGTCGTGCCTGTACCTGCGCCGACTGTCGGACGCATCGCCCGAGGTACTGCGCGAACTGCTTCACGCCAGCGTCGCGGCCCTGGAACCGCAGCGCATCCGCTGA
- a CDS encoding lipocalin family protein, with product MRSQPLPILTVLLAFLLFPMAATAQPPRNMPVPVLDLQRYSGTWHQVAHLPMFFQRNCVRDTTATYTPQADGSIEVRNACTRKDGKRIESIGVAEPVPGAPGSLRVRFAPDWLGWLPFTWAPYWVIDVDPDYRWAMVGGPDRKYLWILSRDPRMDPARYEALVEQAQQLGYPVEELIREPGAG from the coding sequence ATGCGATCCCAGCCGCTCCCGATCCTGACGGTCCTGCTCGCGTTCCTGCTTTTCCCGATGGCCGCGACCGCGCAGCCACCACGCAACATGCCGGTACCGGTGCTGGACCTGCAGCGCTATTCCGGCACCTGGCACCAGGTGGCGCACTTGCCGATGTTCTTCCAGCGCAATTGCGTGCGCGACACCACGGCCACCTATACGCCGCAGGCCGACGGCAGCATCGAGGTGCGCAACGCCTGTACCCGCAAGGACGGCAAGCGGATCGAGTCGATCGGCGTGGCCGAGCCGGTGCCGGGGGCGCCGGGCTCGCTGCGCGTGCGCTTCGCCCCGGACTGGCTCGGGTGGCTGCCGTTCACCTGGGCGCCGTACTGGGTCATCGACGTGGATCCGGACTACCGCTGGGCGATGGTCGGCGGGCCGGACCGCAAGTACCTGTGGATCCTGTCCCGCGACCCGCGGATGGATCCGGCCCGCTACGAGGCGCTGGTGGAGCAGGCGCAGCAACTGGGCTATCCGGTCGAGGAGCTGATCCGCGAACCGGGCGCCGGCTGA
- a CDS encoding phospholipase D-like domain-containing protein: MLALACLLAGCAGLPPRAELPLEQALPAATDGVIAERVAAATAAHPGKSGFHLVADGTEAYALRAYSAQAATRSLDLQTYIWHDDLTGRLLARQALLAADRGVRVRILVDDLDARAKNAGLAALDAHPRVEVRLYNPTASRSGTLGKAGEFATGFKRLNHRMHNKSWIADGRLALVGGRNLGNEYFGASDGPNFVDLDVLMAGPVVAEVVANFDRFWNSPSNYPIAQLSPEAASETALARLRRVLEESVAALDGSGYAQVLREDPSVQDLLAGDTRLHWSAHWRFVSDDPMKAGLPPEQRSEVVRALLPEIGSTRQRLLVVSPYFVPGERGTRELLDAAARGVDVRVLTNSLAANDVAAVHGGYSPYRKPLLAGGVRLWELKPGGAPARFSLAGSSGSSLHTKSMVFDGDRAFVGSYNLDPRSTSLNCEQGVLVGHPELAAELAALFARQTEADLAWSVALEPGGGLRWSDGSDAWTRDPAATASQRAMAWLMRLLPVESQL; encoded by the coding sequence TGCCGGCGGCCACCGACGGCGTGATCGCCGAACGCGTGGCGGCCGCCACCGCCGCGCATCCGGGCAAGTCCGGCTTCCACCTGGTCGCCGACGGCACCGAGGCCTATGCGCTGCGCGCCTACAGCGCCCAGGCGGCCACCCGCAGCCTCGACCTGCAGACCTACATCTGGCACGACGACCTGACCGGGCGGCTGCTGGCGCGGCAGGCGCTACTGGCCGCCGACCGCGGCGTGCGCGTGCGCATCCTGGTCGACGACCTGGACGCGCGGGCCAAGAATGCCGGCCTGGCCGCGCTGGACGCGCATCCGCGGGTCGAGGTGCGGCTGTACAACCCCACCGCCAGCCGCTCCGGCACCCTGGGCAAGGCCGGCGAGTTCGCCACCGGCTTCAAGCGCCTGAACCACCGCATGCACAACAAGAGCTGGATCGCCGACGGGCGGCTGGCGCTGGTCGGTGGCCGCAACCTGGGCAACGAGTACTTCGGCGCCAGCGACGGGCCCAACTTCGTCGACCTCGACGTGCTCATGGCCGGCCCGGTGGTCGCCGAGGTCGTGGCCAACTTCGACCGGTTCTGGAACTCGCCGTCCAACTACCCGATCGCCCAGTTGTCGCCGGAGGCGGCCAGCGAAACGGCGCTGGCGCGGCTGCGCCGGGTGCTGGAGGAGAGCGTGGCCGCGCTGGACGGCAGCGGCTACGCGCAGGTGCTGCGCGAAGACCCGTCCGTGCAGGACCTGCTGGCCGGGGATACCCGGCTGCATTGGAGCGCGCACTGGCGCTTCGTCAGCGACGATCCGATGAAGGCCGGGCTGCCGCCGGAGCAGCGCTCGGAGGTGGTGCGGGCGTTGCTGCCGGAGATCGGCAGTACGCGGCAGCGGCTGCTGGTGGTCTCGCCCTATTTCGTGCCGGGCGAGCGCGGCACCCGCGAGCTGCTCGACGCCGCTGCCCGCGGCGTGGACGTGCGGGTGCTGACCAACTCGCTGGCGGCCAACGACGTGGCCGCGGTGCACGGCGGCTACAGCCCCTACCGCAAGCCGCTGCTGGCCGGCGGCGTGCGGCTGTGGGAACTCAAGCCCGGCGGCGCGCCGGCGCGCTTCAGCCTGGCCGGCTCGTCCGGGTCGAGCCTGCACACCAAGTCGATGGTCTTCGACGGCGACCGCGCGTTCGTCGGTTCCTACAACCTCGATCCGCGCTCGACCTCGCTCAACTGCGAACAGGGCGTGCTGGTCGGGCACCCGGAGCTGGCCGCGGAACTGGCGGCGCTGTTCGCGCGCCAGACCGAAGCCGACCTGGCCTGGTCGGTCGCCCTGGAGCCGGGCGGCGGCCTGCGCTGGAGCGACGGCAGCGACGCCTGGACCCGCGACCCGGCGGCGACCGCCTCGCAGCGGGCAATGGCCTGGCTGATGCGGCTGCTGCCAGTCGAGTCGCAACTCTGA
- a CDS encoding zinc ribbon domain-containing protein YjdM, producing the protein MADFPACPQCGLDNTYADGAFWVCPDCGHEWSGEAAAEDALVVRDSNGNVLAAGDTVVVIKDLKVKGSSIPLKQGTVIRNIRLVEDDPAHIEGHSDRIKGLVLKTEFLRKA; encoded by the coding sequence ATGGCCGACTTTCCCGCGTGCCCGCAGTGCGGGCTGGACAACACCTACGCCGACGGCGCGTTCTGGGTCTGCCCGGACTGCGGCCACGAGTGGAGCGGCGAGGCGGCCGCCGAGGATGCGCTGGTCGTGCGCGACAGCAACGGCAACGTGCTGGCGGCCGGCGACACCGTGGTCGTGATCAAGGACCTCAAGGTCAAGGGCTCGTCGATCCCGCTCAAGCAGGGCACGGTGATCCGCAACATCCGCCTGGTCGAGGACGACCCGGCGCACATCGAAGGCCACTCCGACAGGATCAAGGGCCTGGTGCTGAAGACCGAGTTCCTGCGCAAGGCCTGA
- a CDS encoding transglutaminase-like domain-containing protein: protein MLQVWSLIVVLALAPVPATAAAAVPDAAQVMAVPGELREVVRQRVVAPGGSRSQRLERLADYVFGDDGLALEYDNSTTRTVAEVYRDRKANCLSFTLLFVALAREAGLEAQVQEVGEVLAWYQDEGVIYNANHVNVGVRVGTQWQVVDVDTNILAARNRPRGIDDRRAMAHFHNNRGAELLVEGDSGGARAALLAALEDDPDFVAAWNNLGVLLLREGDVRGAEHAYFSALRRNHQHAATLSNLVGLYRRNGDVRMQRRYEWRLDSVQNSDPFHQFMRALECENNGDYDCAVARYRRAIRLQDGEHTFHFGLARVYFLSGDLPRAQRELGRAYTLGGSEQVRSVYRQKLENLRRWRQQASSHLGH, encoded by the coding sequence ATGCTCCAGGTCTGGTCATTGATCGTCGTACTGGCGCTGGCGCCGGTGCCGGCCACCGCTGCGGCCGCCGTGCCCGATGCAGCGCAGGTCATGGCGGTTCCCGGCGAACTGCGCGAGGTCGTGCGGCAGCGGGTGGTGGCGCCCGGCGGCTCCCGCAGCCAGCGGCTGGAGCGCCTGGCCGACTATGTCTTCGGCGACGACGGGCTCGCCCTGGAATACGACAACAGCACCACCCGCACGGTCGCCGAGGTGTATCGCGACCGCAAGGCCAACTGCCTGTCCTTCACCCTGCTGTTCGTGGCGCTGGCGCGCGAGGCCGGCCTGGAGGCGCAGGTCCAGGAAGTGGGCGAAGTGCTGGCGTGGTACCAGGACGAGGGGGTGATCTACAACGCCAACCACGTCAACGTCGGCGTCCGCGTCGGCACGCAGTGGCAGGTGGTGGACGTGGACACCAACATCCTCGCCGCCCGCAACCGCCCGCGCGGGATCGACGACCGCCGTGCAATGGCGCATTTCCACAACAACCGCGGCGCCGAGTTGCTGGTCGAAGGCGACAGCGGCGGTGCGCGCGCCGCGCTGCTGGCCGCGCTGGAGGACGATCCGGACTTCGTGGCGGCCTGGAACAACCTGGGCGTGCTGCTGCTGCGCGAAGGCGACGTGCGCGGCGCCGAGCATGCGTATTTCTCCGCGCTGCGGCGCAACCACCAGCATGCGGCCACGCTCAGCAACCTGGTCGGCCTGTACCGCCGCAACGGCGACGTGCGCATGCAACGGCGCTACGAATGGCGCCTGGACAGCGTCCAGAACTCCGATCCGTTCCACCAGTTCATGCGCGCGCTGGAATGCGAGAACAACGGCGACTACGATTGCGCCGTCGCCCGCTACCGCCGCGCGATACGGCTGCAGGACGGAGAGCACACGTTCCATTTCGGGCTGGCGCGGGTCTACTTCCTGTCCGGGGACCTGCCCCGCGCGCAGCGCGAACTGGGCCGTGCCTATACGCTGGGCGGCAGCGAGCAGGTCCGCAGCGTCTACCGGCAGAAGCTGGAGAACCTGCGCCGCTGGCGGCAGCAGGCCTCCAGTCATCTCGGACACTGA
- the motA gene encoding flagellar motor stator protein MotA, whose translation MLIIVGFVIVILSVLGGFVLSHGKLAALWQPYEVLIICGAAFGAFLVANPMKVVKAALLGIPGLLKGARYRRADYIDILSMIYDVLVKARKEGMIGIEKDVENPESSPVFAKYPKLLADHHLMEFTTDCLRLMISGNMEPHELEQLLEIEVETHHHEAAEPAHALQVLADSLPGFGIVAAVLGIVITMAAIGGEVTEIGHHVAAALVGTFLGILLGYGFVGPLAASMGHRAHEEGKAFEIIKMALVSSLRGYPPTVAVEFARKLLHSDVRPAFSDLEAHLRSSR comes from the coding sequence ATGCTCATCATCGTCGGCTTCGTGATCGTCATTCTCAGCGTGCTCGGAGGCTTCGTGCTCTCGCACGGCAAGCTGGCCGCGCTGTGGCAGCCGTACGAGGTGCTGATCATCTGCGGCGCGGCGTTCGGCGCGTTCCTGGTGGCCAACCCGATGAAGGTGGTCAAGGCCGCGCTGCTGGGCATTCCCGGACTGCTCAAGGGTGCGCGCTACCGGCGCGCGGACTACATCGACATCCTCTCGATGATCTACGACGTGCTGGTCAAGGCGCGCAAGGAAGGCATGATCGGGATCGAGAAGGACGTGGAGAACCCCGAGTCCAGCCCGGTGTTCGCCAAGTACCCCAAGCTGCTGGCCGACCACCACCTGATGGAGTTCACCACCGACTGCCTGCGGCTGATGATCAGCGGCAACATGGAGCCGCACGAGCTCGAGCAACTGCTGGAGATCGAGGTGGAGACCCACCACCATGAGGCGGCCGAGCCGGCGCACGCGCTGCAGGTGCTGGCCGACTCCCTGCCCGGCTTCGGCATCGTCGCCGCGGTGCTGGGCATCGTGATCACCATGGCCGCCATCGGCGGCGAGGTGACCGAGATCGGCCACCACGTCGCCGCGGCGCTGGTCGGCACCTTCCTGGGCATCCTGCTCGGCTACGGCTTCGTCGGCCCGCTGGCCGCGTCGATGGGGCATCGCGCGCACGAGGAAGGCAAGGCCTTCGAGATCATCAAGATGGCGCTGGTCTCCAGCCTGCGCGGCTATCCGCCCACGGTCGCGGTGGAGTTCGCGCGCAAGCTGCTGCACTCGGACGTGCGCCCGGCGTTCTCCGACCTGGAAGCCCACCTGCGCAGCAGCCGCTGA
- a CDS encoding SDR family NAD(P)-dependent oxidoreductase, translated as MPDTFRRRLLQAGALAPLATLLPFAAVASVPPPPAGLAAGISAEQATAGLDLRGRTILVTGCNSGIGLETMRVLALRGAHVIGTARSPEKGRAACAGVRGQATPVVLDLADFDSVRACAAQVRRLAPRLDALVCNAGIVLDDWERVGGLEKQFVVNHLGHFLLVEQLLDTVVAARGRVVVVGSGSHRTAPPGGIQFDRLSGEGWYPRGYSHSKLANGLFSLELSRRLRGSGATSNCVSPGHTRTAILRNVDEGYRDDARTPAQGAATPCYAAVHPAMAGVSGQYLADFRAGEQSALQRDAAMAARLWQVSSDLVRGKA; from the coding sequence ATGCCCGACACGTTCCGCCGCCGCCTGCTGCAGGCCGGCGCGCTCGCACCGCTGGCGACGCTGTTGCCCTTCGCCGCCGTCGCATCGGTGCCGCCCCCGCCGGCCGGCCTCGCGGCGGGCATCTCCGCCGAGCAGGCCACCGCCGGCCTGGACCTGCGCGGCCGCACGATACTGGTCACCGGCTGCAATTCGGGCATCGGGCTGGAGACGATGCGGGTGCTGGCACTGCGCGGCGCGCACGTGATCGGTACCGCCCGCTCCCCGGAGAAGGGCCGCGCCGCCTGCGCCGGCGTGCGCGGCCAGGCCACGCCGGTGGTGCTGGACCTGGCCGACTTCGACTCGGTCCGGGCCTGCGCCGCGCAGGTGCGCCGGCTGGCGCCGCGGCTGGACGCGCTGGTCTGCAACGCCGGCATCGTGCTCGACGACTGGGAGCGCGTGGGCGGGCTGGAGAAGCAGTTCGTGGTCAACCACCTCGGCCACTTCCTGCTGGTCGAGCAACTGCTGGACACGGTGGTCGCGGCGCGTGGCCGGGTGGTGGTGGTCGGCAGCGGCAGCCACCGCACCGCGCCGCCGGGTGGCATCCAGTTCGACCGCCTCTCCGGCGAGGGCTGGTACCCGCGTGGCTACTCCCACTCCAAGCTGGCCAACGGCCTGTTCTCGCTCGAGCTGTCGCGCCGCCTGCGCGGCAGCGGCGCGACCAGCAACTGCGTCAGCCCCGGGCATACGCGCACCGCGATCCTGCGCAACGTGGACGAAGGCTACCGCGACGACGCGCGCACGCCCGCACAGGGCGCGGCCACGCCCTGCTACGCCGCCGTGCATCCGGCGATGGCCGGCGTCAGTGGCCAGTACCTGGCCGACTTCCGCGCCGGCGAACAGAGCGCGCTGCAGCGGGACGCGGCGATGGCCGCGCGCCTGTGGCAGGTCTCCTCGGACCTGGTGCGCGGGAAGGCCTGA
- the motB gene encoding flagellar motor protein MotB gives MEQKQPIIIRRVKKVAGGHHGGAWKVAYADFVTAMMAFFLVMWLVGIASKEQKAAVSEYFKNPSAVEGSAAIPGSSSLGPGGASDKLIPTANALSMPGGIGPKVGDPGEATRSRIPSEEAARAAAAEDRRQLDELRRDLEAAIEKSLALAPFKDQLLIDLTPEGLRIQIVDRLNRPMFDLGSARMKDYTAEVMHELGALLTDTPHRIALAGHTDETPFQAPRGYGNWELSSDRANAARRALLEGGLDEARIARVVGLASSVPFDRDDPRAPINRRISLVVLNRAADAAPDALASVPPPLPDAAPATVAVAPAFPAPLHAGHD, from the coding sequence ATGGAGCAGAAGCAGCCGATCATCATCCGCCGGGTCAAGAAGGTCGCCGGCGGCCACCATGGCGGCGCCTGGAAGGTGGCCTACGCCGACTTCGTCACCGCGATGATGGCGTTCTTCCTGGTGATGTGGCTGGTCGGCATCGCCAGCAAGGAACAGAAGGCGGCGGTGTCGGAGTACTTCAAGAACCCCAGCGCGGTGGAGGGCTCGGCCGCGATCCCGGGCTCCAGTTCGCTCGGTCCCGGCGGTGCGTCCGACAAGCTGATCCCCACCGCCAACGCGCTGTCGATGCCCGGCGGCATCGGGCCGAAGGTCGGCGATCCCGGCGAGGCCACCCGCAGCCGTATTCCCAGCGAGGAAGCGGCGCGCGCGGCGGCGGCCGAAGACCGCCGGCAGCTCGACGAGCTGCGCCGGGACCTGGAGGCGGCGATCGAAAAGAGCCTGGCGCTGGCGCCGTTCAAGGACCAGCTGCTGATCGACCTCACCCCCGAGGGGCTGCGCATCCAGATCGTCGACCGGCTGAACCGGCCGATGTTCGACCTGGGCAGCGCGCGGATGAAGGACTACACCGCCGAGGTCATGCACGAGCTGGGCGCGCTGCTGACCGATACCCCGCACCGGATCGCGCTGGCCGGGCATACCGACGAGACCCCGTTCCAGGCCCCGCGCGGGTACGGCAACTGGGAGCTGTCGAGCGACCGTGCCAACGCCGCCCGCCGCGCCCTGCTCGAAGGCGGCCTGGACGAGGCACGGATCGCGCGCGTGGTCGGGCTGGCCTCGTCGGTGCCGTTCGACCGCGACGATCCGCGTGCGCCGATCAACCGCAGGATCAGCCTGGTGGTCCTGAACCGCGCCGCCGATGCCGCACCCGACGCACTCGCCAGCGTGCCGCCACCGCTGCCGGACGCCGCGCCAGCGACGGTGGCCGTCGCGCCGGCCTTCCCCGCCCCGCTCCACGCCGGCCACGACTGA
- a CDS encoding mechanosensitive ion channel family protein, with protein sequence MKERMPVWIQDWLGTVLPIGEVLLVVLVAWLLQRLVRAAVRRLMSRRGLPPEMAAVLRRVSATLIAFAALLLVLERLGVSGTVLWTAFTGFAAVGAVAFFAAWSVLSNIFCTVLIFSTRPFRLYDHIEVLENGEKPGLKGRVIDINLIYTTLLEVGTGASEEGSVLQIPNNLFFQRTVRRWRGQQVPARWLVPPGDPVEAQKPQG encoded by the coding sequence ATGAAGGAACGTATGCCCGTCTGGATCCAGGACTGGCTCGGCACGGTGCTGCCGATCGGCGAAGTGCTGCTGGTCGTGCTGGTGGCCTGGCTGCTACAGCGGCTGGTGCGCGCGGCGGTCCGCCGGCTGATGTCGCGCCGCGGCCTGCCGCCGGAGATGGCCGCCGTGCTGCGCCGGGTATCGGCCACCCTGATCGCGTTCGCCGCGCTGCTGCTGGTGCTGGAGCGGCTCGGCGTGTCCGGTACCGTGCTGTGGACGGCATTCACCGGTTTCGCGGCGGTCGGCGCGGTGGCCTTCTTCGCCGCCTGGAGCGTGCTGTCCAACATCTTCTGCACGGTGCTGATCTTCAGCACACGGCCGTTCCGCCTGTACGACCACATCGAGGTGCTGGAGAACGGCGAGAAGCCCGGGCTCAAGGGCCGGGTGATCGACATCAACCTGATCTACACCACCCTGCTGGAAGTGGGCACCGGCGCCAGCGAGGAAGGCAGCGTGCTGCAGATCCCCAACAACCTGTTCTTCCAGCGCACCGTCCGGCGCTGGCGCGGCCAGCAGGTGCCGGCGCGCTGGCTGGTGCCGCCGGGCGATCCGGTGGAAGCGCAGAAGCCCCAGGGCTAG
- a CDS encoding RNA-binding S4 domain-containing protein, with product MADALDFELEGDYVELNQLLKLAGLCDSGGAGKALVADGRVRVDGAVELRKTCKIRAGQRVEYDGISIRVHPGTVPD from the coding sequence ATGGCGGACGCACTGGATTTCGAACTGGAAGGCGATTACGTCGAACTCAACCAGCTGCTCAAGCTGGCCGGACTGTGCGACAGCGGCGGTGCCGGCAAGGCGCTCGTGGCCGATGGCCGGGTGCGGGTGGACGGCGCGGTGGAGCTGCGCAAGACCTGCAAGATCCGCGCGGGCCAGCGGGTCGAGTACGACGGGATCAGCATCCGCGTCCATCCGGGCACTGTGCCGGATTGA
- a CDS encoding DUF2789 domain-containing protein, producing the protein MEPTVHPFSELFAQLGLPNDAAGIRGFIASHAPLPEDVRLEEAPFWSPAQAQLLREERIEDADWAIVVDQLNLALRAPT; encoded by the coding sequence ATGGAACCGACCGTCCACCCGTTCTCCGAGCTGTTCGCCCAGCTCGGCCTGCCCAACGATGCGGCGGGCATCCGCGGCTTCATCGCCAGCCATGCGCCGTTGCCGGAGGATGTCCGCCTGGAAGAGGCGCCGTTCTGGTCGCCGGCGCAGGCCCAGCTGCTGCGCGAGGAACGCATCGAGGATGCCGATTGGGCGATCGTGGTCGACCAGCTCAACCTGGCGCTGCGCGCGCCGACCTGA
- a CDS encoding DksA/TraR family C4-type zinc finger protein, translated as MATGWAGDGAVNDQIDATVKDAVERARRQLPQGPGLERCEECDAPIPAARRKAIPGVRLCVSCQEVHDEEAGFSAYNRRGSKDSQLR; from the coding sequence ATGGCGACCGGTTGGGCAGGCGATGGTGCGGTCAACGACCAGATCGACGCGACGGTGAAGGACGCGGTCGAGCGCGCGCGCCGGCAACTGCCGCAGGGTCCGGGCCTGGAGCGTTGCGAGGAGTGCGACGCGCCGATCCCGGCAGCACGGCGCAAGGCCATCCCGGGCGTGCGCCTGTGCGTGTCCTGCCAGGAAGTCCATGACGAGGAAGCGGGCTTCAGCGCCTACAACCGGCGCGGCAGCAAGGACAGCCAGCTGCGCTGA
- a CDS encoding diguanylate cyclase, whose protein sequence is MPRQVYPLRVLGMGLGGLPLAAVLYESGAPAATWAWLGFTALLWPQLALWLALRSRHPHRAEVRNLLFDSALAGMWVPLMHFNLLPSVLLVTLTTVDKISTGIPRLWLQSLPVMLAGAVLGSVATGLAFQPATSMAVILACLPVLLIHTVAVSLAANRLIGRIREQNRELDRLQRVDALTGLSGRRHWQQQAEAALHRHREEAAPAVLLMVDIDRFKDINDQYGHASGDDVLRMAAGILRRRLGEHDSAGRFGGDEFAVVLAGAGRDDAVAVAEGMRRDVEAAALALPHMAGLRCSVSIGVAAADAGHASVRDWLEAADAALYAAKHAGRNRVVAAILPRA, encoded by the coding sequence ATGCCGCGCCAGGTCTATCCGCTGCGCGTGCTCGGCATGGGCCTGGGCGGGCTGCCGCTGGCGGCGGTCCTCTACGAAAGCGGAGCCCCGGCGGCGACCTGGGCGTGGCTGGGCTTCACCGCCCTGCTCTGGCCGCAGCTGGCGCTGTGGCTGGCGCTGCGCAGCCGGCATCCGCACCGCGCCGAGGTGCGCAACCTGCTGTTCGATTCGGCGCTGGCCGGCATGTGGGTGCCGCTGATGCACTTCAACCTGCTGCCCAGCGTGCTCCTGGTCACGCTGACCACGGTCGACAAGATCAGCACCGGCATCCCGCGCCTGTGGCTGCAGTCGCTGCCGGTGATGCTCGCCGGCGCCGTGCTGGGCAGCGTGGCCACCGGGCTGGCGTTCCAGCCGGCGACCAGCATGGCGGTGATCCTGGCCTGCCTCCCCGTGCTGCTGATCCATACCGTCGCGGTGAGCCTGGCAGCCAACCGCCTGATCGGCCGGATCCGCGAGCAGAACCGCGAGCTGGACCGGCTGCAGCGGGTGGATGCGCTGACCGGCCTGTCCGGACGCCGCCACTGGCAGCAGCAGGCCGAAGCGGCGCTGCACCGGCACCGCGAGGAGGCCGCGCCGGCGGTGTTGCTGATGGTCGACATCGACCGTTTCAAGGACATCAACGACCAGTACGGCCATGCCTCCGGCGACGACGTGCTGCGCATGGCCGCCGGGATCCTGCGCCGGCGCCTGGGCGAACACGACAGCGCCGGCCGCTTCGGCGGCGACGAGTTCGCGGTGGTGCTGGCCGGTGCCGGCCGCGACGACGCCGTGGCGGTCGCCGAAGGCATGCGCCGCGACGTCGAGGCGGCGGCGCTCGCCCTGCCCCACATGGCCGGCCTGCGCTGTTCGGTCAGCATCGGCGTGGCCGCGGCCGATGCGGGCCACGCCAGCGTGCGCGATTGGCTCGAGGCAGCCGATGCCGCGCTCTACGCGGCCAAGCACGCCGGCCGCAACCGGGTGGTCGCGGCCATCCTGCCTCGCGCCTGA